In the genome of Zootoca vivipara chromosome 6, rZooViv1.1, whole genome shotgun sequence, the window CAGGCAGTTTTGGAAACGCAGGCCTCCCAGTGCGAGGAAAAGGGTGTGCCAATATTGGTGCGCGGGTGAATTTGCAGGGTGTGTGCAAAGGGCAAAGATGTCGATCACAATTGGGTGTGTGTCCCTAGGGAAACGAGCCAAGCCAGGGACAATTACTTTCTGCAGGGAGTTTAGAGACACTCCCAGGTTTCGGGTTTTGCAAAGGAAATTTTGCAAAGCAAGCAGGGCCTGCAAAAGCTAATCAGACATTGGTTTTATCGTTCCAAGTCCGGCACGGTCCGGGTTTTTTTGGGTTCCTCAGCCAGAAACCCCACCGGCGAAGCAGCTCCTACCAGGTTTGATTTGCAAGCCTTTGTCGATTATTCCATACGATTTATGTTGCTTTTGTCGCATTCCTGTGTTCATGGGAACGGAAAGCAAGGAGCGAAAAGAAAGCCCCTCGTTATTAGGATTCGAGCTCCTTGCCTTATGCCTTGTTTAAAAAATAGTTAATAACtattatgattttattatttatacccagagCTTTTCTTTCTGGGGTGGACGCCGGGGGACGCACCTCCTAAATggttttggggggcccccaagagagtggggctctaagctagagcttgtttagtttatacgtaaatccgacaTTGGCAtaaatagatggatagatagaaagatagatacagtggaacctcggtttatgaacacctcggattatgaattttcggtttacaaacgccacggacccacctggaacggattaattcactttccattactttcaatgggaaagttcgcttcagtttatgaacgcttcagtttatgaacagacttccggaaccaattgtgttcataaaccgaggtaccactgaaaaggtaaagggacccctgaccattaggtccagtcgtgaccgactctggggttgcggcgctcatctcgcattattggctgagggagccggcgtatagcttccaggtcatgtggccagcatgactaagccgcttctggcaaaccagagcagcacacggaaacaccatttaccttcccgtcagagcggtccctatttatctacttgcactttgacgtgcttccaaactgctaggttggcaggagccgggaccgagcaacaggagctcaccccgtcacagggattcgaaccgctgaccttctgatcagcaagccctagactctggggTTTAGCGCCACCCAAGAAAGTGTCCCAAGAAAGATAGATACGGTAGATagattttattttggaaatgtacatccaggttgttgttttccctTTAATTGTTTtggcccgccccccgcccccgagagtggggccctaagctagagctttaGCTTAGAAGTAAAtttggcactgggggggggcgtgtctTGACACATGTCCAGATATCCAGGACAGGCACAGAGCCAAGTGACCAGCAGGATACAagatgttctgggggcggggaaagGGGACACCCAGGGCTTTACGGAGAAAGGGGGGGTTACTCTTTCACCAGGGGgccctgtacctacccaccacctctctgagaggtaaggtcctccgACTAATGCATGACAACCCGACAGCGGGCCACTTTGGGAGGGACAAGACTACACAATTGATCacgagacacttctggtggccagagGCTGCGGGAGGACGTCCGAGACGTCGTCAGAGGCTGCGACACTTGTCAGAGGGCGAAAGGGGACAGAGCAGCGCCGGCAGGACTGCTTGAGCCGTTGCCCACGCCCAATAGGCCTTGGGAGGTGGTGTCCATTGATTTCGTCACCGATTTGCcctcttccaggggcaagacagcagtacTGGTGGTAGTGGACCTCCTAACCAATATGTGTCACTATGTACCGTGCGCAAGGGctgacacaacacaaaacactcttgctatatgtaggttttattttatttgtttttttatcttatattttggaaatggaaatggaaatccgggttcccccccctttaagtttttggggggctcccaagagagtggggccctaaggtgGAGCTTGTTGAGCTTctacctaaatctggcactgcgtGAGTTGTTGGGGACCCCAACTCGGGCCTGTCGCCCTGGGGGGGCAGGGGCCATCTCCACGGCAGAGCAGATGCTTTCATGCGGAAGTCGGCGGGTTGGAGAGCCCACCTGCCCACAGAGGGCCATTCCCGCCAGCCCGTTCCAAGACGGGATCCATTGTTGTTGGcaccttgagagacaatggagtgtgcttccagGGGTGAAGGGGAAAATCAGAGGGACCTCTCCTTGTGATGCAAGCACACTGGGCAGGGTGTCTGGGGGTCCTGGTTggcccagacccccccccctggcctcGCTGGCGGGggccaaaagaaagcaaagattcctgcattacacaGGGTTGGGCTAGATAGATGACCCTCGTGCCCCTTccggctctacaattctacgatcctTTCCTGAAAATccccaagagctgctgccagccagtgcaggcaatattgagTTAGGTGGATGTTTTGACTCAGTGGGAAAACAGCAGCTTCTTATCACTTTCCATTATTGACATTTAGGGCGGTTTTTTCAAGATTTTGCACACAAAGGTTCCCCGGAAACCACAGGGGAGTCCCAAGTCGGGTTAAATATCatagccctcccccctccttgcagTTTTGGGGGACGGAGGCAAGAAACTCAGGAAGACACAGAGTAAATTTCACAACTTTTATTTCAACACTTGTACAAAAAAGCCTGCAAACTTACAAAGCCTCGTTTTCAAATACAGttttttgaggggtttttttcttcctgaaaAGGCCGCAAGTATTCTATAAAAATATGAACCTGGAAACTGGTTCTTTTGTGTAAGTTCTTCATCGAGCCACAGCATATCAGGAAAAtcatatttacacatatttacaacttAAGGCCGCTGTCCCAAtgtggggggggaatcaaaatacGTCCCTCCCCTGGAGACCAGCTAGCTCTGGAAAGTGGAATGCAATttcagagggaagaagaagaaaactatttTCTTCAATCCCCCCACAACTTCTTCAAAATGCCCAGAATTTGGGGTCTGGTCTGCACCcaaaaaggcaaaaaaaccccacatagaatcctagagttggaagagaccacaagggccatccagtccaaccccctgccaagcaggaagcaccatcaaagcattcttgacatatgcctgccaagcctctgcttaaatacctccaaagaaggagactccaccacactccttggcagcaaattccactgttgaacagctcttactgtcaggaagttcttcctaatgttgaggtggaatcctTCTCTGGAGCAACTAATTTTCTTAGCCTTCAACAGCACAAAGGTTCCTTGCTCTCTCCTGCCAAGCTGTTCCGatcctcttttccccaccccagaaCACCTTAAAAACCTACGGGTGGATCTTCCCGCCCTGAAACCCAGAGCGGCGGGTTCGtggatgggataaaatcaggggGGAACCCCAAAACCTTTGCTCAACCCCGCAATTTGTCCCGCAGAGGAGCCGCTCCCTGGGGAATTTCTGCACCCTATTTTCTCGCCCGTATGTGTCGGGAGACTCAGCTGGTCTTAAGAGAAACCGGGAATGCTGTAAAGTGTCTGAGTCACAAGGCAGGCATtcccccttggggggggggcaaatgtccccctttcctcctccgtAAAGGGAAATCTCGGCGGATCGGGTGCTGTCGGTCTGGGACACCCGAAACCATCGCCTCTGCCGCCTCGGGGGGTGCGGGTGGTCAAGGAGCCATCTCCCCGCCGGAGCCCCTCTCCTCATTCGCACGCAGATTGCGGGGGGTTCCAGCCTCCGGGGTTGCCGGCGGCTCCTTCTTCCTCACGGGATCCCAAAAGAGATCCATCCAAAGAGATCTAATAGCAGCCGAGCGCCTCTCAGCAGGTCATGCAGCGGGGGCGGATGGCGGTGTCCGAAGGGGGGTTGGGATCCACCttgaaaggagaggaggaagagagaggttaGCGAAGATTCGTCGAATGCTGCACGGGATCCCGgctgtcatctagcccaaccccctgcaaggcacgGGGTTCAAGAGGGGACAAGGAGCAGCCCAGTGCCCATTTTAAGGGGCGCCCCCGTCGAAGGGACCCATGGGGTCACCCAGCCTGTGCAAAGAGCTTTGaaactcagggtcgtgggttcaaatCAAGGTTCCTGCGTGACATgggggttgggatggatgacctCTGGGGTGTACGCCCAAAACAGCCTGCTCCTTCTCCCCACCAGTGAGGCGGGCCAAGGAGGCCCACGGCCGCCCGCCTTTCAAACGTCAGGGTTTCTAGTCCTCAGTAAGCTCACCTCGGAATACAGCGGAGGTGGCCGGAAGCGGAATTCCTGGATGTAGGCGAAAAAGGGCCCTTCGAGGACGCCGGGGGGGCCGCTGCTGTCCTGGCTGGGTGGCGAGAGGGTCTCCAGGGGTTCCTCGCCGGACACGACAGACGAGTATTCAGGCGGAGCTGCAGAGAGAGCACAAGGGGAAGAGTTAATGGGTTGCTTTGAgaaggttttttatatatatatttttagggggggaaaggggcCATTTTGGGACCCCAACTTTTTCACCTCCCCAAGGCGGCTTGACGCACCTGTttgttgttcctcctcctcccaacaaccctgccagGTGGGATAAGCCTAATACTGGCCTTTCTCCAGGCTGCtgtcggactacaattcccatcgtccatGTTCCCGCCAGctatggataatgggagttgtagtccaaagacagcGGGGGACCCAGAGGTTGAgaaattaattatattattattattattattattattattattattattatattattattattattatttactcagaGAAAACCCATTGGTGGAacgtgatcccccctccccttaaaagaATATTTCATTCTTCTTTCCCGTACGGAAAGCTCCACCTGTCGCTCAACCGTTTTTAGATTCCCCTTTACCCAATTTCTCCATTCATCACCCAAATTTCGTACAATTGCGTTTAAAGCTCCCGCCttccctttttatatataataatttctATGACTTTTCAATTACCATCTAATTGTCGCCTCGTTATTACAatgccaatttataatacaattattcaCACCAAAAtaccgaattatataatttatataaggCTAGGATTGGGCTAGAATTGATGGCTTGAGTATTTGCGTTCCAAACTCTTATTCACTTCCATTACGTTCCGGTTGTAATAATGATCCTACTTATGTAACAACCGCAATcttaataacttctatttgtgtcgacacattaaatgatttctgCCTCCTCTAATTTCATCCTCTCCGACGCTGCTCCTTAATACGTTCTGCGCTTCTAAACCCGCCTGCAGGAACAGCTTTACATAGGACGTTCTTTTTATATGCGGCTATTTTGTAAAGTCGTTTTATAAAGCGCTCCTTATATAAaatcgttttttaaaaagttctttataTCAAGCTATTTTATAAGAAAGGTTTTAGATACCGTAGATAGATAGGTTTCCAGTCTCCGCAACTTTACACAGGAGGTTCATTTTTTATGCAGTTATTTTGTAAAGTCGTTTTATAAAGTTCCTTATATAAAATTGTTTTATAAAGTTCCTTATATAAAAtcgttttttaaaagttctttataTAAAAtcgttttttaaaagttctttataTAAAATCGTTTtttacaaaatttctttatataaAGCTATTTTATAAGAAAAGTTATTCCCATTCCCGTCTTCTCTAAAAGATTCCAAATTTGTATCTTTTATCGATTGGTGCtggtgggtctactcttgagtagggctTCGCTGGCGAAAACCAACTGCAACACAGGCGCGCAAGGCAATATAAAATTGCCCCTAAAAACAGCGTTGCAAGGTCTGAATTTTTATGGGTTCTTACCCTCGGGTTCTTCTGGAATTGCCATCCGGGCCCAATCCAGATTGACGCTGTATTGGCTGCTGATGCTGGAGGTGCGGCTGCCAAAGGGGTGCAAGGGGATTGTGCCGATGACCAGCGGCAGTTCCAGGAACAGCTTCGAAGTCCCCGGGATCTCGATGCAGACCTGCCAAGTGGGCAAAAAacgaggcattttttaaaataaaaataaataaatgaaattagggCCTCCTACATCTCATGCAACCTGGACAGCACCGGATCCGCTGCGGAACGGGATCCGGGAAAATGAGATCCCTGCTCTGAGAACCGTGGAATTGCAGAGAGTTGGGGATTTAAAACATAAAACCACGGTTGGAAAGGGAccttgagagtcatctagtccaaccccgaggcccccgggtatagggcggtatataaattcaggaaatactgtatttttccgtgtgtaAGAGTatatccccccccattttttaagtttaaaattgcgGGGGTCCTCTTATAAACGGAACGTTGCAattctttatttcttcattttgggctcaaaaaataggggtcgtcttctacgtgggggtgtcttatacatggaaaaacacGGTAgtggtagaataataataataataataataataataataataataataataggtaacaAGCATTCGTTCTTTTAGATGCCAGAGGTTTGCCAACCCTAGTTGAAGGAGAGGCAtcgccctgctctctctctctgaagggaacgacacttctgaataaataataataataataattcattatttgtaccctgctcatctgctgtgtggcagggggctggactaaatttattattattattatattattattattattattattatattaaaaaaataccacCTTATACcctcgggaccccttccaactctgattatCCCAAGTCCGAACTCCCGAAAAGCCCGAATCGGAAACCCTGCTGAACTTTGCTGCGGGCCCGTGTCGGCGACACCGGGCAGTGACACCCAATGGCTCTCCGCATCCCCCCTGGAACCGCAGAAGGTCCCCCCCCCAGGGTTTTCACCCCAAGACCTCCCTCGCTCGCTCCGCCCGCTAggccagactccccccccccgcttctcacCTTGAGCGTGTACTCGACATGGAGGATGCGACACTCGAGGATGGAGGGTCCCACGGGGGGGATCTTGATTGCCCGGCCGTGCCACACTTCCCTCTTTCCGGCCGCGATGGCATCGCCCAGCATGGAGGCCACCACGGACTTCTTCTGCTTCCTGGTGCCGCGGGCCACGAAGGTCTGCGTCTGGATGATGGCCGCCTTGGGGACCACCGTGCGGGTGGTGCAGTTGTCGATCTCGGCAAAGATGGGGATCACCTCACCTGGCAGGGAAATGGGCACATTGCTGCGTTAAAGGGAGCAGGGAAACACACGCAGGCAAACCCCTGTTCCTAAAGCTCCCTCGacctttgtcctgctggccagcCAGCTTTTTATTATACTGTGAGCCCGGAGAGCTCCGTTGGCGCCGGTAACATGAAGGTTGCGGGTTCGAGACCcgctacattgcagggggttggactagataacccgcagggtccctttccaattctgcgattttttgttttttatcaccGTTCTGCAATGTGATCTTAATGTTGCATACTgcaccctgggatcttctgataaagggtggtacattattattattattattattattattattattattattattaagacatctgaaggcagccctgttcagggaagctttcaatgtttgaagttttattctgtttttaatgctctgttgaaagccgctcagaggggctggggaaacccaaccagatgggcagggtaataataataataataataataataataataataataataataatatatttaaaaatcgcAATGGGCAGGGCAAATGTTTCAGCTGGACTTTTGGGAAGCGAGGAAATCTGTTGTGGGGAGCGAAGGGCTGGCAGCcagctgtccttccttggaggtttttttaaatggggGCCAAGCAGCTACCGCCTAGGGATTTCGCAAGCCGCGACACCTGCATTTTCAGGGGGTCAGGCTGGGTGACCGCTGGGTGACCCAATGGTTCTAAGCAACTGTGTTTCCTCAGGGCCACCGGCGGATTCCCCGTATGCCAACCCTAGACGCCACAGAGTCAAGTGGCCTGGGTCCTCTGGCTGATGGGCCGAGCTTCGCCATaagccacaccccccccccgatctcCACTTCCAGGGGATGCCCCCTACAACTCACCTGGGGTATAGCCTTTCCGGTCGATCTTGGCGGAGACGGAGACCTGCCCTCGGTTGCAATACCAGGCGCGTGCCAGCTTCTCCTTGGCACCGGCTTGTGGAGCCTGATGGGCAGAAGCAGAGAAGGaagacaatttattattattattattattattattattattattattattaattaattattattattatttttaatttgattttccaGATTAAAATTCAGAtaacaacataaaatataaaagcgAGATTCccaagaatctcctggactttccctcctcctcttattGTTAATCCTCTctttctgcatcttttataataatcctaATTTTAGTATCTCCGTTATGTCCAAAGGTCATCATtacactacaagtgttattccggaagatatcatcatcatcatcataggcAAAACGTCCCGGTTTTAAATAGGGCTGGAAAAAGCCCCCCCTGAGCTGAATTGCAAAACTggcatttgtttcctttttcaaTGTTATTTTGATTATGTTAGACCTTCAAACATTTCTATCCTGCATTTGGGAATCTTTCTTTTCATCTTTGAATATGTggtcaatttttttcttttttttgtaaattccGAAAATGCAATAAAGTTCATATGAATCGCaaaattggaaggaaccccaaggttcATTTAGCCTGACCCCACAATTTGCCCGGCATGGGGCTCAGATCTGTGACCCCGAGGGTCCTCACGCCCTACCGGCTGAGCTA includes:
- the ARRDC2 gene encoding arrestin domain-containing protein 2 isoform X2; protein product: MHPFARVRGFAVELDRQAGGGTVYRGGEALSGQVVVDVAKAVKVRALAVCARGLATAHWLEGKSIGMNTIYSDYTAFQTYLRRKQHLIPDNGGATVLQAGRHEFPFTFQLPESLATSFEGKHGSVRYWVKAKLHRPWASVKKAKKDFTIIEPIDINTPALLAPQAGAKEKLARAWYCNRGQVSVSAKIDRKGYTPGEVIPIFAEIDNCTTRTVVPKAAIIQTQTFVARGTRKQKKSVVASMLGDAIAAGKREVWHGRAIKIPPVGPSILECRILHVEYTLKVCIEIPGTSKLFLELPLVIGTIPLHPFGSRTSSISSQYSVNLDWARMAIPEEPEAPPEYSSVVSGEEPLETLSPPSQDSSGPPGVLEGPFFAYIQEFRFRPPPLYSEVDPNPPSDTAIRPRCMTC
- the ARRDC2 gene encoding arrestin domain-containing protein 2 isoform X1 codes for the protein MIFDRVKRLSVELDCPEVASPPVFSSGESVAGRVVVELSGTARLGALHLHAQGAAKVHWTESRSAGSSTAYTQSYSDQVEFLNHRQTLLAPSDNGGATVLQAGRHEFPFTFQLPESLATSFEGKHGSVRYWVKAKLHRPWASVKKAKKDFTIIEPIDINTPALLAPQAGAKEKLARAWYCNRGQVSVSAKIDRKGYTPGEVIPIFAEIDNCTTRTVVPKAAIIQTQTFVARGTRKQKKSVVASMLGDAIAAGKREVWHGRAIKIPPVGPSILECRILHVEYTLKVCIEIPGTSKLFLELPLVIGTIPLHPFGSRTSSISSQYSVNLDWARMAIPEEPEAPPEYSSVVSGEEPLETLSPPSQDSSGPPGVLEGPFFAYIQEFRFRPPPLYSEVDPNPPSDTAIRPRCMTC